In a single window of the Candidatus Methylomirabilota bacterium genome:
- a CDS encoding PHP domain-containing protein gives MAGAVDLHSHSTASDGTLRPRELVQAAARRGVRVLAVTDHDSTEGLAEAMAEAASLRPLEIVPGIEINCDVDGGEIHVLGYYMDYEAPWFQEFCRAQRAERRARVYRIAERLASLGMPIDPDAVFALVQEGSAGRPHVAQVMVDRGYVKSVREAFDRFLAAGKPANVPRKKLTPEDAVRLLRRAGGVPVFAHPGLAGRDALIPGLVEAGLMGIECYYPEHSAAQTGSYVEICRQLGLVATGGSDFHGPRVRASQLGDPAIPLSVWDALRAKAAEARASRPDRRASPA, from the coding sequence GTGGCCGGCGCCGTCGATCTCCACTCACACAGCACCGCGTCGGACGGCACGCTGCGCCCCCGCGAGCTCGTGCAGGCCGCCGCCCGCCGCGGCGTCCGCGTGCTCGCGGTCACCGATCACGACTCCACGGAGGGCCTTGCCGAGGCGATGGCGGAGGCGGCATCGCTCCGACCCCTCGAGATCGTGCCGGGCATCGAGATCAACTGCGACGTGGACGGCGGAGAGATCCACGTGCTCGGCTACTACATGGACTACGAGGCGCCCTGGTTCCAGGAGTTCTGCCGGGCGCAGCGGGCGGAGCGGCGCGCCCGCGTGTACCGCATCGCCGAGCGACTGGCCTCGCTCGGCATGCCTATCGATCCGGACGCCGTCTTCGCGCTCGTGCAGGAAGGCTCGGCGGGGCGCCCCCACGTTGCCCAGGTGATGGTCGACCGCGGTTACGTGAAGAGCGTGCGTGAGGCCTTCGACCGCTTCCTCGCCGCCGGCAAGCCCGCCAATGTGCCGCGGAAGAAGCTCACGCCCGAGGATGCGGTGCGGCTGCTCCGGCGCGCGGGCGGCGTCCCGGTATTCGCGCATCCCGGGCTTGCCGGCCGCGACGCTCTGATCCCGGGGCTCGTCGAGGCCGGGTTGATGGGCATCGAGTGCTACTACCCGGAGCACTCGGCGGCCCAGACCGGGAGCTACGTCGAAATCTGCCGGCAACTCGGGCTCGTGGCCACGGGTGGGTCCGACTTCCACGGGCCGCGGGTCCGTGCCTCCCAGCTCGGCGATCCCGCGATCCCACTGTCGGTGTGGGACGCCTTGCGAGCCAAGGCGGCGGAGGCACGCGCGTCGCGACCCGATCGTCGCGCGTCACCAGCGTGA
- a CDS encoding ABC transporter substrate-binding protein, which yields MPFARRALALVLISLFWAAGAQASPAGEQFRADLNRVLKVLDETEGQPVEVRRAAVRTAAEPVFDWREMASRALAIHWQARTEVERAEFTRLFSDLIERAYVTKVERYTGEAVKFVGDRAEGSLAVVQTRLVPSKGPEVPIDYRLIEKDGRWRVYDVVIEGVSMVANYRTQFDRVIRSSSYAELVKRLKDKG from the coding sequence ATGCCTTTCGCCCGCCGCGCGCTGGCCCTGGTGCTGATCTCGCTGTTCTGGGCGGCGGGAGCCCAGGCCAGCCCGGCGGGTGAGCAGTTCAGGGCGGACCTCAATCGCGTCCTGAAGGTCCTCGACGAGACGGAGGGCCAGCCGGTGGAGGTCCGCCGCGCCGCGGTCCGCACCGCCGCCGAGCCGGTCTTCGACTGGCGGGAGATGGCGTCGCGCGCGCTCGCGATTCACTGGCAGGCGCGGACCGAGGTGGAGCGTGCGGAGTTCACACGGCTGTTCAGCGACCTCATTGAGCGCGCCTACGTGACGAAGGTCGAACGCTACACCGGCGAGGCCGTGAAGTTCGTGGGCGACCGTGCCGAGGGCTCGCTGGCCGTGGTCCAGACCCGGCTCGTCCCCAGCAAGGGCCCGGAGGTCCCGATCGACTACCGGCTCATCGAGAAGGACGGGCGCTGGCGCGTCTACGACGTGGTGATCGAGGGCGTGAGCATGGTTGCCAACTACCGCACGCAGTTCGACCGTGTGATCCGCAGCTCGTCGTACGCCGAGCTCGTCAAGCGCCTCAAGGACAAGGGCTAG